The genomic interval GGCAGTAGGGGCATTGAAAAACTTATAACTATGTTATTTATCCTTGCGGGAGTGAACTTATGAAATGGCACTTCCATGCATTAGCAGAACATCGCATGCGGCGACTGTTTACTGCAAACCTCTCAGCTAAACTTTATCGTCGCGTGCTTGCCGACACTGCTAACTGTATTAAATGTGGCTATAAGTATCAACGCTATCTTCAACTTGAAGCATCAATATGCCAAAACCAAACAAGCGCTAATAACTTTCGTCTTGAACGTGTTGCAACTTTAGTGCTCACTAACAAAAATACCGAGAAGCACCCATTATTTACCATTAAACATTTTAATGTTGCTAAAATTTGGCCTAAAACCATACTAACTGGGTTTGCCTTAGCTGCGGCCGCAATACTATTTTTGGTGCTATCACCATACTTATTTTCAGAGCGGATCCACCTTGCCGACAATGTAAAGCTATCTCCTATAGAATTTGTAGCACGCGGCTTTGGTGCTCAGTCTAACCTTGCTAATATTGGCATACGTGTTTTTCGGGTAGATGCCGAAAGCAATAAAATTAGCGAAGACCACTCACTTTCTGTTACTGATACCATCACCTTTACCTATACTAATACTAGTAAAAAACCACGCTATCTTTCGCTATTTGGCATGCAAAAGTCGGGCAAAATATTTTGGTATTATCCTGAAGCTAGCGGCAAAAAATCGATTGCTCTTGCAAACGATGTTGTAGATGAACCATTAGCTGACGGTTTTCGCTTAAATATAAGACATAAGCCTGGGTGGTTGCGCATTACTGGCGTGTTTTCAAATGAGCCTCTTGACCTTACTGACATTGAAGATTCAGTAAAAATTATTGCGCAAAATCCCGAACAATGTCGCAAACTTGCACCTTTGACACTTGATAGTCTACACAATGACGAATATTCTGTGCTAATTAATTTAGCACCACGAAGATAGTTGGAGCTTTTTAATAATGGTAACTTCTCTAAAATTCTGGGCAAAACAGGGATGTCATCCTGAGCATGGCGAGGGGGATGTCATCTCGAACGTAGTGAGAGTTCTTAATGTACATTTTAAATACAAGAGATCTCTTTTAGCTGCGTTTGTTTGGGATAACATTGTACATCTTCACCGCGACTTTTTGAGAAGTTATGTAATAATGAAACTATTTAGTGTTTTTTGTTGCGTTTGCTTTATAAACCAGCAATTAGCCTTTGCAAAAGAAAATGCCCGCAAAGTTAATACATTACAACGATACGCCATTATCATTGGTAATAATCTCAGTCTTGATGCCAACACAAGCCCGCTAACTTTTGCCGATGATGATGCCGCAAGGTTCTTTGAACTTTTCTCAGCAGCCGAGGCAAAAATTCAGTTATTCACCGTTCTCGATGCTAATGCTCAAAAACGCTATGCCAAAGCGGCTAAACAGGCTCAGCCTCCTTTACGTCGTAAAATTCTTAGCGCTATTGATAATATGTTTAAACAAATTCGCGATAACAATGCATCCGGAATAACAACACATTTTTATTTTATCTTTTCAGGTCATGGCAACGTTGGTGCCAATCACGAAGGTTATATTAACCTGCAAGATGCCCGCTTTCATCGTAGCGAGCTTTATCGCGAGGTTCTAGCACGCTCGCCCGCAACCTATAATCATCTCATTCTTGATGCTTGTCATGCATATTTTTTAGTTAATAAACGAGGTGATGGTGATTCAGAACGCTATGGCGACTACCAGGTTGCAGTACGCGACTTTTTGCGCACCGAAGAGTTAGCAAGTTACCCCAATACCGGAGTTTTACTGGCATCGTCTAGTGAATCAAAAACTCACGAGTGGAGTCTATGGGAGTCAGGGGTATTTTCGCACGAACTAAGAAGTGCCCTTGTCGGTGGGGCAGATGTTAATAGCGATGGCAAAGTAACCTATGCCGAAGCCGCTGCTTTTATCGAAGCCGCAAATGTTGCAATACCTGATCCCAAAGCGCGTCTACGCGTGTTTTATCAAGCTCCGCAAGTAAACATTGACGCCCCTATCTTTGATACGAAGAACTTGCAGCAAAAAGCTTCTATAGTTATCGAACCTTCTGTGGCCAATCATTATTTTGTTGAAGATAAACGTGGTGTACGCATTCTAGATGTACATCCAACTAATGAACAAACCGTTCGTGTTGCATTAATTGGTAATGCACCATTTTTCATAAAGACCGAAACTAAAGAAAGCCGTCCAATTAATAAAGGTATCCACTCGCTGGCGCGTCTTAAATTTAGACCATTATCCCTATCTCATCGTGGCAGTACCGAAACAAGTTTTAGAAGGTATCTTTTTTCACAACCTTTTGGAGAAAATTTTTATAAAGGACTGATAGCGGGAATTCAAAAAAATGACTCAAGTATAACCAATAATACATTTAGTATAAAAAACACTGGGCCCACACAACGTCTTTTGGTGGCTGATTTACAAGGAGCACAAAAATACAAAAGTTTAATTCAAGCCAGCAGCGAAGCTATTCGCGAAACCGCAAGCAAAGTTGGGGGGTTTAACATTATTGATACTAAAACCTTACCCTCAAAAGATAAGTTATCTGACACATTTGAAGACTGCTTAAAAACGGCCAACTGCATTCAAGCTACCGCGCACAAAGCGCAAGCTGATTTACTCGTTATTGGCGAACTTAATGAAATTGGTAGCAATTCTTGGCAACTGATCATACGTAGCCTCGATGGCAATAGTGGTGTCGAATTAGAAAAACGTAGTGAAACTATTAAAGGTGATGAAAACAAGGTTGTGCAATTAGCGCAATTGCTTACACAATCACTCATTGGTGTTGGTTCGCCTACTGGCAAACTCGATGTTGCAGCATCGCCTGCAGGCGCTTTGATACGTATAGATGGTCAAATTTTTGCAACCGCACCAATGGCAAACGCTAAGGTTTTATCAGCGGGCAAACATCTTCTCACCGTAGAAGCTGAAAACTTTTCGGCTCAGGTTGAAGAAATAGTAATTATTGGGGGTAAAACTGAATCACTTAAGGTCGATTTAAAACCTACTGAAATAGATAAACCGATCAGCAACCTTAAACGTACCAGTTATGGGATGCTAATAGCCGGGGGAACTGCTGGCGTTACTGCTGGTGCAGCGTATTTTTTGGCGCTTAATGCTCACCAATCTTATGAACAGGCCAAAACCAAAGATGACGCCCAGTTGTGGCATGATCGGGTCGAAAAACGTATGTTAATTACCAACATAGCGGCTGTTTCGGCGGCTGCTCTAGCGATTACAGGTGGGGTACTTTGGTTGATTGACTCAAAAAATTCACCAGATACGCCACCAGCTCTCACTATTAATGTTTTTGGCGCACCAAATCATTTTAGTTTTACGATAAATGGGCATTGGTGAAGATTTGATATAGATACCATTGCATTCCTCCAGAATTCTCGCGTAGGATCATAAGAATACTTTTCTATCAACCAGAGGCGATAGCTAATGGATAACGCGTCTGCAAAACCCGTAGGGAATCCAGCCAATCGTTCGCGACGTCGCGCCATCCCTATTATTGATGCTCGTTTTCAGTGGAAATACACACTGATAATAACTGCACTTGGTGTTGGTATCACTGCAATTATGGGTGCATTTCTTTACCGCGCTCATGCTGACAACACTCGCCTGCTCGAACTTGAAGGTAATTTGTTACTGCAACAGCAAGTTATGCGTGGCGATCAGATCTTTTTACTTTATATTGTAGTGCTGGTGATCGTTATGACTGTAGCTCTGGCATTTTGGGGCTTAGTTGTTACTCATCGCGTTAGTGGACCACTGCATGTAATTGCTCGCTACTTAAATCAATTAGCTGATGGTCGTTATCCTGATTTACGCCCTTTGCGTAAACACGATGAACTGCAAGACTTCTTTGCTACATTTGAAGATGCGGTTAATCGATTGAAAAATAAAGATATTGTCAATCTACAGAGTATTGATGAGGCTATTGCGGCAGTGAAAAAGGCTTCAGAAAAAAATGCGACCGAGAGTCTTGCCATTGCTATTAAAGAGCTAGAAAAACAACGCAGTGCATTATCGCGTTGTATTTACGGTGACTAGCCTTCGATATTTATGTCAAGCAAAGTTATCGAGTAAGACCTACGCGCTTTAAATGAAGTTATCAGCTACTGAAAACGGGCATTATTATATTCGCCAGCAATCTCTTTGCCTAAGCCTTTGCCTAACGAAATAATGTCATAATCGTCCTTTGGGGCACCCATTTCTTCGGGATCTATTTTTACTCTACGGCGTTTATATCCGATCGCTTGCCAACGCCCGACTGATCCTTTGCGCATAAAGAGCTTTTTGCCACGAAAACGATATTCACCAGTCAGACGTTTAGATTTTCCTCCCAGCAAGGGCGTAAATACCCATTCCCAGCTACTATCTGCAGAAAAAGTAAGCACTTTTTCTGGTG from Deltaproteobacteria bacterium carries:
- a CDS encoding PEGA domain-containing protein, with the protein product MKLFSVFCCVCFINQQLAFAKENARKVNTLQRYAIIIGNNLSLDANTSPLTFADDDAARFFELFSAAEAKIQLFTVLDANAQKRYAKAAKQAQPPLRRKILSAIDNMFKQIRDNNASGITTHFYFIFSGHGNVGANHEGYINLQDARFHRSELYREVLARSPATYNHLILDACHAYFLVNKRGDGDSERYGDYQVAVRDFLRTEELASYPNTGVLLASSSESKTHEWSLWESGVFSHELRSALVGGADVNSDGKVTYAEAAAFIEAANVAIPDPKARLRVFYQAPQVNIDAPIFDTKNLQQKASIVIEPSVANHYFVEDKRGVRILDVHPTNEQTVRVALIGNAPFFIKTETKESRPINKGIHSLARLKFRPLSLSHRGSTETSFRRYLFSQPFGENFYKGLIAGIQKNDSSITNNTFSIKNTGPTQRLLVADLQGAQKYKSLIQASSEAIRETASKVGGFNIIDTKTLPSKDKLSDTFEDCLKTANCIQATAHKAQADLLVIGELNEIGSNSWQLIIRSLDGNSGVELEKRSETIKGDENKVVQLAQLLTQSLIGVGSPTGKLDVAASPAGALIRIDGQIFATAPMANAKVLSAGKHLLTVEAENFSAQVEEIVIIGGKTESLKVDLKPTEIDKPISNLKRTSYGMLIAGGTAGVTAGAAYFLALNAHQSYEQAKTKDDAQLWHDRVEKRMLITNIAAVSAAALAITGGVLWLIDSKNSPDTPPALTINVFGAPNHFSFTINGHW